From Actinomyces sp. oral taxon 171 str. F0337, one genomic window encodes:
- the dxs gene encoding 1-deoxy-D-xylulose-5-phosphate synthase — MPAAAERPGRPAGQTGRALLPRVRKPADLDRLTSEQLVTLASEIRQHLVASVARTGGHLGPNLGVVELTIALHRTFRSPRDTIVFDTGHQAYVHKLLTGRQDFTDLRERGGLSGYPSRAESVHDVVENSHASTSLSWADGIARANHLQGHDERHVVAVIGDGAMTGGMAWEALDNIADSSDRHLVIVVNDNGRSYAPTIGGLAHHLDALRTNPGYERVLSGVKRTLLSQGAPGRAAFDALHGLKRGLKDVLVPSAFFEDLGIKYTGPVDGHDITAIEFALTRAREYAEPVIVHVITEKGRGYTPAEEHVPDRFHAVGQIHPETGLPVVAERFGWTSVFAEEIVSLARSDERIVGVTAAMQAPVGLQPLADAMPKRVIDVGIAEQHALTFSAGLAFAGMHPVVALYATFLNRAFDQVLMDVALHRAGVTIVLDRAGITGTDGASHNGMWDMALLAHVPGLRLAAPRDETTLRESLRLAVSIDDAPAVVRYPKGALPEPLTAVRRLSGGPDESGCGEEPVQKEALSPCAFDVVDVLLESLRPTGTARILLVGVGAMAPEAYEAGRILQQEDRAVTVVHPHWVIPAPAPLVAAAANADVVVVVEDGLVDGGIGSQLRDAVEGYRAAHTGAGGSPVFRRIGIPRQFIDTATRAQLMEDFGMRAADIAEAARIAADGVAGARTNQDLGTE; from the coding sequence GTGCCAGCAGCTGCTGAGCGTCCTGGGCGGCCCGCCGGGCAGACCGGTAGGGCGCTCCTGCCCCGCGTGCGCAAGCCCGCCGACCTCGACCGGCTCACCAGTGAGCAGCTGGTGACGCTCGCCTCTGAGATCCGCCAGCATCTCGTCGCCTCAGTGGCGCGCACCGGTGGCCACCTCGGCCCCAACCTCGGTGTCGTCGAGCTGACGATCGCCCTGCACCGGACCTTCCGCTCACCGCGGGACACCATCGTGTTCGACACCGGTCACCAGGCCTATGTCCACAAGCTGCTCACCGGCCGTCAGGACTTCACTGATCTGCGCGAGCGCGGCGGCCTGTCCGGCTACCCCTCGCGGGCTGAGTCCGTCCACGACGTCGTGGAGAACTCCCACGCCTCCACCTCTCTGTCATGGGCCGACGGCATTGCCCGGGCCAACCACCTGCAGGGCCACGACGAGCGCCACGTCGTCGCCGTCATCGGGGACGGGGCCATGACCGGGGGGATGGCCTGGGAGGCCTTGGACAATATCGCCGACTCCTCAGATCGCCACCTGGTCATCGTCGTCAACGACAACGGCCGTTCCTACGCCCCCACCATCGGGGGACTGGCCCACCACCTCGACGCCCTGCGCACCAATCCCGGCTATGAGCGGGTCCTGTCCGGGGTTAAGCGGACGCTCCTGTCGCAGGGCGCCCCCGGCCGGGCCGCCTTCGACGCCCTCCACGGCCTCAAACGAGGGCTCAAGGACGTCCTTGTCCCCTCGGCCTTCTTCGAGGACCTGGGGATCAAGTACACCGGACCGGTCGATGGCCATGACATCACGGCCATCGAGTTCGCCCTCACCCGCGCCCGTGAGTACGCGGAACCGGTCATCGTCCACGTCATCACCGAGAAGGGCCGGGGCTACACCCCGGCCGAGGAGCACGTCCCCGACCGCTTCCACGCCGTGGGACAGATTCATCCCGAGACCGGGCTGCCGGTGGTGGCCGAGCGCTTCGGCTGGACCTCCGTCTTCGCCGAGGAGATCGTCTCCCTGGCGCGCAGTGACGAACGGATCGTCGGGGTCACCGCCGCCATGCAGGCCCCGGTGGGCCTCCAGCCCCTGGCGGATGCGATGCCCAAGCGGGTCATCGACGTCGGTATCGCCGAGCAGCACGCGCTGACCTTCTCCGCCGGGCTCGCCTTCGCCGGCATGCACCCGGTGGTGGCCCTCTACGCGACCTTCCTCAATCGCGCCTTCGACCAGGTGCTCATGGATGTCGCCCTGCACCGAGCGGGAGTGACGATCGTCCTTGATCGGGCCGGAATCACGGGAACCGACGGGGCCAGCCACAACGGCATGTGGGACATGGCGCTGCTGGCGCATGTTCCGGGTCTGCGCCTGGCAGCGCCCCGCGATGAGACGACGTTGCGCGAGAGCCTGCGGCTGGCCGTGAGCATTGACGATGCGCCCGCCGTCGTGCGCTACCCCAAGGGTGCTCTGCCCGAGCCGCTGACGGCGGTGCGCCGTCTCAGCGGGGGACCGGATGAGTCAGGGTGTGGCGAGGAGCCGGTGCAGAAGGAGGCGCTGTCCCCGTGCGCCTTCGACGTCGTTGATGTCCTGCTCGAGAGCCTGCGGCCGACCGGCACTGCGCGGATCCTGCTGGTGGGCGTGGGGGCCATGGCCCCCGAGGCCTACGAGGCCGGCCGGATCCTTCAGCAGGAGGACCGCGCCGTGACTGTGGTGCATCCGCACTGGGTCATCCCGGCCCCGGCTCCTCTCGTGGCGGCCGCCGCCAACGCCGATGTCGTCGTCGTGGTCGAGGACGGGCTGGTCGACGGTGGCATCGGTTCCCAGCTGCGTGATGCGGTCGAGGGCTACCGGGCCGCCCACACCGGTGCAGGGGGCTCGCCGGTCTTCCGCCGTATCGGTATTCCGCGCCAGTTCATCGACACCGCCACGCGCGCTCAGCTGATGGAGGACTTCGGCATGCGGGCCGCCGATATCGCCGAGGCGGCTCGGATCGCGGCCGATGGCGTCGCAGGCGCCCGCACCAACCAGGACCTTGGGACCGAGTAG
- a CDS encoding alpha/beta hydrolase family protein, with protein MSTTAPFGTWPSPITPGTITTRTVLLSQVRVDGGDTYWVEQRASQAGRNVLLRRDGDGQIGEVLPLTPADELVDVRTRVHEYGGRAYAVDGGIIVVSHAGDGRLYRYDVAHRMRGLVPLTIYGDVRHGDLEIDTGRGLVYAVREDHRGHGEAVNTLVAIPLDGSAARDDSRVRTLVSGTDFVVSPTLSPDGEHLAWITWNHPGMPWDNACLHVGDLGPDGTLGEQTLVDGGHGHSVSEPRWTEECELVHGSNASGFWNLYRTEGFPVRGTNRTGWSEKLRTRPLHPAEVTFTTPAWQLGPHSFDVLDSEHIITSWARDAVSHLGTIRLANGELEEWNVGWQPIGNVASNAGRVVMLASNEMSMPSIVEVKNGSVQVLRGSGEFVPEDTGVSFPEPISWPTSDGATAHGFYYPPTSASHAGTDGELPPLIVNVHGGPTATAVPGYDLRIQYWTSRGFGYLDVNYRGSMGYGTGYRKALEGKWGVYDVDDCVNGAQHLVDAGLVDPRRIAIRGGSAGGFTVLSAITRSAVFTAASSCFGVTDLKRLVRTTHKFESHYIGQLIGTQDIDDPVLDERSPINHIEDISVPLLLIQGSEDPIVPAEQATAMYEALKEAGAPVALEVFQGEGHGFRLAANIRRRYEAELSFYRQVWKIGGACSEPDGQSEEETFTVKVENLH; from the coding sequence ATGAGCACCACAGCCCCTTTCGGTACCTGGCCCTCGCCCATCACTCCAGGCACCATCACGACCCGGACGGTCCTGCTCTCCCAGGTCCGTGTGGACGGCGGAGACACCTACTGGGTGGAGCAGCGCGCCTCGCAGGCGGGCCGCAACGTGCTGCTTCGCCGTGACGGCGACGGCCAGATCGGTGAGGTGCTTCCGCTGACGCCTGCCGACGAGCTGGTTGATGTGCGCACCCGGGTGCACGAGTACGGAGGACGGGCCTACGCCGTTGACGGCGGGATCATCGTGGTCTCGCACGCTGGGGACGGGCGCCTGTACCGCTACGACGTGGCGCACCGCATGCGCGGCCTGGTCCCCTTGACGATCTACGGAGACGTACGTCACGGCGACCTGGAGATCGATACGGGCCGGGGACTGGTCTACGCCGTCCGTGAGGACCACCGGGGCCACGGCGAGGCCGTGAACACCCTGGTCGCGATTCCCCTGGACGGCTCGGCGGCCCGCGACGACTCCCGCGTGCGCACGCTGGTGTCGGGAACGGACTTCGTGGTCTCTCCGACGCTGTCCCCCGACGGCGAGCATCTGGCGTGGATCACCTGGAACCACCCGGGGATGCCGTGGGACAACGCCTGCCTGCATGTGGGAGACCTCGGCCCAGACGGGACACTCGGCGAGCAGACGCTGGTGGACGGAGGTCACGGGCACTCGGTCTCCGAGCCCCGTTGGACCGAGGAGTGCGAGCTGGTTCACGGGTCCAACGCCTCGGGCTTCTGGAACCTCTATCGCACCGAGGGCTTCCCGGTACGCGGCACCAACCGCACCGGCTGGTCGGAGAAGCTGCGCACCCGGCCGCTGCACCCGGCCGAGGTCACCTTCACCACCCCGGCCTGGCAGCTGGGGCCGCACTCCTTCGACGTGCTCGACTCCGAGCACATCATCACCTCCTGGGCCCGCGACGCGGTCTCGCACCTGGGGACCATCAGGCTCGCCAACGGGGAGCTCGAGGAGTGGAACGTGGGGTGGCAGCCGATCGGCAACGTCGCCTCCAACGCGGGCCGCGTCGTCATGCTGGCATCCAACGAGATGTCGATGCCCAGCATCGTGGAGGTCAAGAACGGCAGTGTGCAGGTGCTGCGTGGCTCAGGCGAGTTCGTCCCTGAGGACACCGGGGTCTCCTTCCCCGAGCCGATCTCCTGGCCTACCAGCGACGGCGCAACCGCCCACGGTTTCTACTACCCACCGACGTCGGCCTCTCACGCAGGCACCGACGGCGAGCTGCCACCGTTGATCGTCAACGTCCACGGAGGTCCGACGGCCACGGCCGTACCCGGCTACGACCTGCGCATTCAGTACTGGACCAGCCGGGGCTTCGGCTACCTGGACGTCAACTACCGCGGCTCCATGGGCTACGGGACGGGCTACCGCAAGGCTCTGGAGGGCAAGTGGGGCGTGTACGACGTCGACGACTGCGTCAACGGGGCCCAGCACCTGGTCGACGCCGGGCTCGTGGACCCACGCCGCATCGCGATCCGCGGCGGTTCGGCCGGAGGCTTCACGGTGCTGTCGGCCATCACCCGCTCCGCCGTGTTCACGGCGGCCAGCTCCTGCTTCGGGGTGACCGATCTCAAGAGACTGGTGCGCACCACCCACAAGTTCGAGTCGCACTACATCGGCCAGCTCATAGGCACCCAGGACATCGACGACCCGGTTCTGGACGAGCGCAGCCCCATCAACCACATCGAGGACATCAGCGTCCCGCTGCTGCTCATCCAGGGCTCGGAGGACCCGATCGTGCCGGCCGAACAGGCCACAGCCATGTATGAGGCCCTCAAGGAGGCCGGCGCGCCGGTGGCCCTGGAGGTCTTCCAGGGTGAGGGCCACGGCTTCCGTCTGGCGGCGAACATCCGACGGCGTTACGAGGCCGAGCTGAGCTTCTACCGGCAGGTGTGGAAGATCGGCGGAGCCTGCTCCGAGCCCGACGGCCAGAGCGAGGAGGAGACCTTCACGGTCAAGGTGGAGAACCTGCACTGA